The proteins below come from a single Geobacillus thermoleovorans genomic window:
- a CDS encoding YkvA family protein — protein sequence MRKWWKRLRFIVHVRRFLPFLFEFFVSHEVPMRKKLFSVGLLLLYIALPLDLIPDWLALFGLIDDLAVFLFILQQVIKMAPVSLKEKYNL from the coding sequence ATGCGTAAATGGTGGAAACGGCTTCGCTTCATCGTCCATGTCCGGCGTTTTCTACCGTTTTTGTTTGAATTTTTCGTTTCTCATGAAGTGCCAATGCGAAAAAAATTGTTTTCCGTCGGTTTGCTGCTTTTGTATATAGCGCTGCCGCTTGACCTCATTCCGGATTGGCTTGCGTTGTTTGGTTTGATCGATGATTTGGCCGTCTTCCTATTTATTTTGCAACAAGTCATTAAGATGGCTCCGGTTTCATTAAAAGAAAAATATAACCTGTAA
- a CDS encoding TerC family protein, producing the protein MDLLSVEFWTALLSIVIIDLLLAGDNAIVIGLAARNLPKYQQKKAVVWGTVGAVVIRALATIFVVWLLKIPGLLLVGGVLLVWIAYKLLVEGKGHDDVEAGGNLWEAIRTIIIADALMGLDNVLAVAGAAHGNFLLVVLGLLISVPIMVWGSTLILKWIERFPIIITIGAGVLAWTAAKMIVDEPFLKAYFANPAVKYGFELLVVAAVIVAGTMKKRKSAKEPQPKAANE; encoded by the coding sequence ATGGATCTGTTGTCAGTAGAGTTTTGGACGGCGTTGCTGTCGATCGTCATTATTGATCTTTTGCTGGCAGGGGATAACGCCATTGTGATTGGATTGGCGGCCCGCAACTTGCCCAAATACCAGCAAAAAAAGGCCGTTGTCTGGGGGACGGTAGGCGCTGTCGTCATCCGGGCGTTGGCGACGATCTTCGTCGTCTGGCTGCTGAAAATCCCAGGGCTTTTGCTTGTCGGCGGCGTGCTGCTTGTCTGGATCGCCTATAAGCTGCTTGTTGAGGGGAAGGGCCACGACGATGTTGAAGCCGGGGGAAATTTATGGGAGGCGATTCGCACGATCATTATTGCCGATGCGTTGATGGGGCTTGACAACGTATTGGCGGTCGCCGGCGCCGCGCACGGAAACTTTCTCCTCGTCGTTCTTGGGTTGCTCATTTCCGTTCCGATCATGGTGTGGGGCAGCACGCTTATTTTAAAATGGATCGAGCGCTTCCCAATCATTATTACGATCGGCGCCGGTGTCCTCGCCTGGACGGCGGCGAAAATGATCGTCGATGAGCCGTTTTTAAAGGCGTATTTTGCCAATCCTGCCGTGAAGTATGGATTTGAGTTGCTTGTTGTTGCCGCTGTCATTGTGGCGGGAACGATGAAAAAACGAAAAAGCGCCAAAGAGCCGCAACCGAAAGCCGCCAATGAATAA
- a CDS encoding carbon starvation CstA family protein, producing the protein MKGLKSILLWGLISVLGAAAFAILALSRGESVNAMWLIVAAVCTYAVAYRFYSRFIARKVFGLDDNRKTPAEVFNDGKDYVPTNKWVLFGHHFAAIAGAGPLVGPILAAQMGYLPGTLWIVIGVVLGGAVQDFVILFASMRRNGKSLGEMIKEEMGPVTGFIAALGILGIMIILLAVLALVVVKALVGSPWGMFTIAATIPIAILMGIYMRFIRPGRVAEASLGGFVLLILSIVVGQYVAEHPTLSAMFTLKGETIAILMIIYGFVASALPVWLLLAPRDYLSTFLKIGTIVGLALGIFVVMPDLQMPAVTKFIDGTGPVFAGNLFPFLFITIACGAVSGFHALVSSGTTPKMIELESHARPIGYGAMLMESFVAVMAMVAACVLTPGAYFAINSPAAVIGTDVAQAAKVVSSWGFTVTPDMLAQLAKDVGEQTVLSRTGGAPTLAIGMAHILSSVIGGKALMAFWYHFAILFEALFILTTIDAGTRVGRFMIQDIMGTFYKPLGKTDSLASNLIATTLCVLAWGYFLYQGVVDPLGGINTLWPLFGIANQMLAGIALLFATTVLFKMGKKAYVWVTLVPTTWLLVVTLTAGYQKLFHENVKIGFLSHAKMFQDSLSQGKILAPATNEAQMRQIIMNDYIDATLCAIFMLVVIAMLISALNIWIKVLQNKHVPLKEAPYVPRDGEGAKHYA; encoded by the coding sequence GTGAAGGGGCTAAAATCGATTTTGTTATGGGGCCTGATTTCCGTCCTTGGGGCCGCAGCGTTTGCCATTTTGGCTTTAAGCCGCGGCGAATCGGTCAACGCCATGTGGCTTATCGTCGCCGCCGTCTGCACGTATGCGGTCGCTTATCGGTTTTACAGCCGGTTTATCGCCCGCAAAGTGTTTGGTCTTGATGATAACCGGAAAACGCCAGCGGAAGTGTTCAATGACGGGAAGGACTATGTTCCGACGAACAAATGGGTGCTATTTGGTCATCACTTTGCCGCTATTGCGGGTGCGGGACCGCTTGTCGGACCGATTTTGGCCGCGCAGATGGGCTATCTGCCTGGGACGCTTTGGATTGTGATCGGCGTTGTGCTCGGCGGAGCGGTGCAAGACTTTGTCATTTTGTTCGCTTCGATGCGCCGCAACGGGAAGTCGCTCGGCGAAATGATTAAGGAAGAAATGGGTCCGGTGACGGGCTTTATCGCAGCGCTTGGCATTTTGGGCATTATGATTATTTTATTGGCCGTATTGGCGCTCGTTGTCGTGAAAGCGCTTGTCGGAAGCCCGTGGGGGATGTTTACGATCGCCGCGACGATTCCGATTGCGATTTTGATGGGCATTTACATGCGCTTCATCCGTCCAGGGCGCGTTGCTGAAGCGTCGCTTGGGGGATTTGTGCTGTTGATTTTGTCGATCGTGGTCGGGCAATATGTCGCGGAGCACCCGACACTCTCGGCGATGTTTACGCTAAAAGGGGAAACGATCGCCATCTTAATGATCATTTATGGCTTTGTCGCTTCGGCGTTGCCGGTATGGCTGTTGTTGGCGCCGCGCGACTATTTGAGCACGTTCTTGAAAATCGGCACGATTGTCGGATTGGCGCTCGGCATTTTCGTCGTCATGCCGGACTTGCAAATGCCGGCAGTGACGAAATTTATCGATGGCACCGGGCCGGTGTTTGCAGGCAACTTGTTCCCGTTCTTGTTCATTACGATCGCTTGCGGCGCGGTGTCTGGATTCCACGCGCTCGTTTCATCCGGCACAACGCCGAAGATGATTGAGCTTGAAAGCCATGCGCGGCCGATCGGCTACGGTGCGATGCTGATGGAGTCGTTCGTCGCTGTCATGGCGATGGTGGCGGCTTGCGTCTTGACGCCAGGGGCGTATTTTGCCATCAACAGCCCGGCTGCTGTCATCGGAACCGATGTGGCGCAGGCGGCAAAAGTGGTATCGTCATGGGGCTTCACCGTCACGCCGGATATGCTTGCGCAGTTGGCGAAAGACGTCGGCGAACAAACGGTGTTGTCACGCACGGGCGGGGCGCCGACGTTGGCGATCGGGATGGCGCACATTTTATCGAGCGTCATCGGCGGCAAGGCGCTTATGGCGTTCTGGTATCACTTTGCCATCCTGTTTGAAGCGCTGTTCATCTTGACGACGATTGACGCCGGCACGCGCGTCGGCCGTTTCATGATCCAAGACATTATGGGCACGTTTTACAAACCGCTCGGCAAAACGGATTCGCTTGCCTCGAACTTGATCGCTACGACCCTTTGCGTACTGGCGTGGGGTTACTTCCTGTACCAAGGCGTCGTCGACCCGCTCGGCGGCATCAACACGCTATGGCCGCTGTTTGGCATCGCCAATCAAATGTTGGCTGGCATCGCCTTGTTGTTTGCGACGACGGTTCTATTTAAAATGGGCAAAAAGGCATATGTTTGGGTCACGCTCGTGCCGACAACATGGCTTTTGGTCGTCACGCTGACAGCCGGGTATCAAAAACTGTTCCACGAAAATGTCAAAATTGGTTTCTTGTCGCATGCGAAAATGTTCCAAGACAGCTTGAGCCAAGGCAAAATTTTGGCGCCGGCAACGAATGAGGCGCAAATGCGGCAAATTATTATGAACGATTACATTGATGCGACATTGTGCGCGATTTTCATGCTCGTTGTGATCGCGATGCTGATCTCGGCGTTGAACATTTGGATCAAAGTATTGCAAAACAAACATGTGCCGCTCAAGGAAGCGCCGTACGTGCCGCGCGATGGAGAAGGAGCGAAGCACTATGCCTAA
- a CDS encoding YbdD/YjiX family protein: MPKWLQNVLAYRRQFLDLLVGVPSYEKYVEHMKTHHPGEPIKSRKEFFCEAQEARYNAKGGKVSRCC; the protein is encoded by the coding sequence ATGCCTAAATGGCTGCAAAACGTTTTGGCTTATCGCCGGCAGTTTCTTGACTTGCTTGTCGGTGTGCCGAGCTATGAAAAATATGTCGAGCATATGAAAACCCATCATCCTGGCGAGCCGATTAAGTCGCGGAAAGAGTTTTTCTGCGAGGCGCAAGAGGCACGCTACAATGCTAAAGGCGGCAAAGTGTCGCGTTGCTGCTAG
- a CDS encoding ketopantoate reductase family protein produces the protein MRILFVGAGAVGGYFGGRLLEKGVDVTFLVRERRKQELEKYGLVIHSVHGDVGLAPKLLVAGESAEPFDLVVFSSKAYHLDGAIADAKPYVGEATMILPLLNGMAHMDALWKAFGRENVLGGLCFIETTLNERGEIIQTSPAHEMRFGEWPNGRSERTEVLASLFAGANACFRLSEQIAADMWNKYLFIATMSGVTTLFRAPIGPIRSGEYGSVIIDRLFREIKTIIQAHGAPLTDEMAERQRTQLEQIAPTMKSSMQRDMEKGQLIEADHLQGYLLALAKRHGIHAPMLEVVYHNLKIYEASRATGE, from the coding sequence ATGCGCATTCTGTTTGTCGGAGCAGGAGCGGTCGGCGGGTATTTCGGCGGCCGTCTGCTTGAAAAAGGGGTGGACGTAACGTTTCTTGTTCGCGAGCGCAGAAAACAGGAACTGGAGAAATATGGGCTTGTCATCCACAGTGTCCATGGCGATGTGGGATTGGCGCCGAAATTGCTTGTTGCCGGCGAATCGGCCGAGCCATTTGATCTTGTCGTGTTCTCAAGCAAAGCGTACCATTTAGACGGCGCCATCGCCGACGCGAAACCGTATGTTGGAGAGGCGACGATGATTTTGCCGTTGTTAAATGGCATGGCCCATATGGATGCGTTATGGAAGGCGTTCGGCCGCGAGAATGTCTTAGGCGGGCTTTGCTTTATCGAAACGACGTTAAACGAGAGAGGGGAGATCATCCAAACGAGCCCGGCGCATGAGATGCGTTTCGGTGAATGGCCAAACGGGCGGAGCGAGCGAACGGAGGTGCTTGCATCGTTGTTTGCCGGCGCTAACGCCTGCTTTCGCCTAAGCGAACAAATTGCAGCTGATATGTGGAACAAATATTTGTTTATCGCGACGATGTCGGGCGTGACAACGCTGTTCCGCGCCCCGATCGGGCCGATCCGTTCCGGGGAGTACGGGAGCGTCATCATCGATCGGCTGTTTCGGGAAATCAAAACGATCATTCAGGCGCATGGGGCGCCGCTGACCGATGAAATGGCCGAGCGGCAGCGCACCCAGCTCGAGCAGATCGCCCCAACGATGAAATCGTCCATGCAGCGCGATATGGAAAAAGGACAGCTCATTGAAGCCGATCATTTGCAAGGGTATTTGCTAGCATTGGCGAAGCGGCATGGCATCCATGCTCCGATGCTCGAGGTGGTATATCACAATTTAAAAATTTACGAAGCGAGCCGCGCAACCGGTGAGTGA
- a CDS encoding glycoside hydrolase family 13 protein, whose translation MKKTWWKEGVAYQIYPRSFMDANGDGIGDLRGIIEKLDYLVELGVDIVWICPIYRSPNADNGYDISDYYAIMDEFGTMDDFDELLAQAHRRGLKIILDLVINHTSDEHPWFIESRSSRDNPKRDWYIWRDGKDGREPNNWESIFGGSAWQYDERTGQYYLHIFDVKQPDLNWENDEVRRALYAMINWWLDKGIDGFRIDAISHIKKKPGLPDLPNPKGLKYVPSFAAHMNQPGIMEYLRELKEQTFARYDIMTVGEANGVTVDEAEQWVGEENGVFHMIFQFEHLGLWKRKADGSIDVRRLKRTLTKWQKGLENRGWNALFLENHDLPRSVSTWGNDGEYWAESAKALGALYFFMQGTPFIYQGQEIGMTNVQFSDIRDYRDVAALRLYELERANGRTHEEVMKIIWQTGRDNSRTPMQWSGAPNAGFTTGTPWIKVNENYRTINVEAERRDPNSVWSFYRQMIQLRKANELFVYGTYDLLLENNPSIYAYTRTLGRDRALIIVNVSDRPSLYRYDGFRLQSSDLALSNYPVRPHKNATRFKLKPYEARVYIWKE comes from the coding sequence TTGAAAAAAACATGGTGGAAAGAAGGCGTTGCGTATCAAATTTATCCTCGCAGCTTTATGGATGCCAACGGCGACGGCATCGGTGATCTTCGCGGCATCATCGAAAAGCTGGATTATTTGGTGGAGCTTGGAGTCGACATCGTTTGGATTTGTCCGATTTACCGGTCGCCGAACGCCGATAACGGATATGACATCAGCGATTATTATGCCATTATGGATGAGTTTGGAACGATGGATGACTTCGATGAATTGCTTGCCCAAGCCCATCGGCGCGGGTTGAAAATCATTTTGGATTTGGTCATCAATCATACGAGTGATGAGCATCCGTGGTTTATCGAATCGCGGTCATCGCGAGACAATCCGAAGCGCGACTGGTACATTTGGCGCGACGGCAAAGATGGGCGCGAACCGAACAACTGGGAAAGCATTTTCGGCGGCTCGGCATGGCAGTATGACGAGCGGACGGGTCAGTATTACTTGCATATTTTTGACGTCAAACAGCCCGACTTGAATTGGGAAAACGACGAAGTGCGGCGGGCGCTTTATGCGATGATCAACTGGTGGCTGGATAAAGGCATCGACGGCTTTCGCATCGACGCGATTTCCCACATTAAGAAAAAGCCGGGTCTTCCCGATTTGCCAAATCCGAAGGGGCTGAAGTACGTGCCGTCATTTGCTGCGCACATGAACCAGCCAGGGATTATGGAGTATTTGCGAGAGTTGAAAGAGCAAACGTTTGCACGATATGACATTATGACGGTCGGCGAGGCGAACGGAGTAACGGTTGATGAGGCCGAACAATGGGTCGGGGAAGAAAACGGCGTGTTTCATATGATTTTTCAGTTTGAGCATTTAGGGCTTTGGAAAAGGAAAGCCGATGGTTCGATCGATGTCCGCCGGCTGAAGCGGACGTTGACGAAATGGCAAAAAGGATTGGAAAACCGTGGGTGGAACGCGCTCTTTTTGGAAAACCACGACTTGCCTCGATCAGTGTCGACATGGGGAAATGACGGCGAGTATTGGGCGGAGAGCGCGAAGGCGCTTGGCGCGCTCTACTTTTTCATGCAAGGGACGCCGTTCATTTACCAAGGGCAAGAGATCGGGATGACGAACGTGCAATTCTCCGACATTCGCGACTACCGCGATGTCGCTGCCTTGCGTCTGTATGAACTCGAACGGGCGAACGGCCGGACACATGAGGAAGTGATGAAGATCATTTGGCAAACCGGGCGCGACAACTCGCGCACCCCGATGCAATGGTCTGGTGCCCCAAACGCTGGATTCACGACAGGTACGCCATGGATCAAGGTGAACGAAAACTATCGTACGATCAATGTCGAGGCCGAGCGGCGCGACCCGAACTCGGTATGGTCGTTTTATCGACAAATGATTCAGCTTCGGAAAGCGAACGAGCTGTTTGTTTATGGAACGTACGATCTGCTTTTGGAAAACAACCCATCCATTTACGCGTACACAAGAACGCTTGGCCGCGATCGGGCGCTTATCATTGTCAACGTATCCGATCGTCCTTCACTTTACCGCTATGACGGCTTCCGCCTTCAGTCAAGCGATTTGGCGCTTTCGAACTACCCGGTCCGTCCGCATAAAAATGCGACGCGTTTTAAGCTGAAGCCGTACGAGGCGCGCGTATACATCTGGAAAGAATAA
- a CDS encoding YfiT family bacillithiol transferase: MATVDPIRYPIGTFQAPQQFEAGEVQEWIAAIRGLPSDLRTAVSGLNDEQLNTPYREGGWTVAQVVHHLADASMNAFLRTKWGVTEDGPTVKPFAESEWAKTADACLLPIEPSLLLLDGLHARWAALLESMTEADFHRTVRPEGAAGEMPLYVLTALYAWHGKHHTAQVASLRKRKGW, encoded by the coding sequence ATGGCAACGGTCGATCCGATTCGCTACCCGATCGGAACGTTTCAAGCGCCGCAGCAGTTTGAGGCTGGGGAGGTGCAAGAGTGGATTGCTGCCATCCGCGGGCTGCCGAGCGACTTAAGAACCGCTGTTTCCGGCTTGAACGATGAGCAGCTGAACACGCCGTACCGCGAAGGCGGCTGGACGGTTGCCCAAGTCGTCCATCATTTGGCTGATGCAAGCATGAATGCGTTTTTGCGCACGAAATGGGGAGTGACGGAAGACGGCCCAACGGTGAAGCCGTTTGCGGAAAGCGAATGGGCGAAAACGGCCGATGCTTGCTTGTTGCCCATTGAACCGTCGCTTTTATTGCTTGACGGGCTGCATGCGCGATGGGCGGCGTTGCTTGAATCGATGACGGAGGCAGATTTTCACCGAACCGTTCGGCCGGAAGGGGCAGCGGGGGAGATGCCGCTGTATGTATTGACCGCGTTGTATGCATGGCATGGGAAGCATCATACCGCGCAAGTTGCGTCGTTGCGCAAACGAAAAGGATGGTAA
- a CDS encoding MFS transporter → MGAEQQPLIAEQKEKIWTKDFVLICLANFFVFLGFQMTLPTLPLFVEHLGGNDQLIGVVVGVFTFSALIVRPFAGHALETKGRRFVFLLGLLIFVISVGSYSLVSSIFLLFLMRVVQGIGWGFSTTASGTVATDIIPASRRGEGMGYYGLSGNIALAFGPSLGLVLAAMIPFSHLFAICAALGVASVLFAAAITYKKAEAVHGKGANRWDLYEKSALTPSLLLFFLTVTFGGIASFLPLYTAQKQIGGLQLYFLLYALALMVTRTFAGQLYDRKGHRAVFLPGAGLILLAMLLLAWLPGEWALLLAAVLYGFGFGMVQPGLQAWSVERAPAHRKGMANATFFSFFDLGVGVGAIVFGQISHWFGYPSIYLAASGSVFLSMLVYLSVLHKEQSLRPRERKNA, encoded by the coding sequence ATGGGAGCGGAGCAGCAGCCGCTTATTGCAGAACAAAAAGAAAAAATATGGACGAAAGATTTTGTTTTGATTTGTTTGGCCAATTTTTTTGTGTTTCTTGGGTTTCAAATGACGTTGCCGACCCTTCCGCTGTTTGTCGAGCATTTGGGCGGCAATGATCAGCTGATTGGCGTTGTCGTCGGTGTGTTTACGTTTTCGGCGCTCATCGTCCGTCCGTTCGCCGGCCATGCGCTTGAGACGAAAGGGCGCCGGTTTGTGTTTTTATTGGGGCTTCTCATTTTTGTCATTTCTGTCGGTTCCTACAGCTTGGTCTCAAGCATTTTCCTTCTCTTTTTGATGCGGGTCGTCCAAGGAATCGGCTGGGGGTTTTCGACAACCGCTTCCGGAACGGTGGCGACGGACATCATTCCAGCGAGTCGCCGCGGGGAAGGAATGGGCTATTACGGGCTGTCTGGGAATATCGCCTTGGCGTTTGGTCCGTCGCTTGGACTTGTGCTTGCCGCTATGATTCCGTTTAGCCATCTGTTTGCCATTTGTGCGGCGCTTGGAGTCGCTTCGGTGCTGTTTGCCGCCGCAATCACGTATAAAAAAGCGGAAGCCGTGCATGGCAAAGGGGCGAACAGATGGGATTTGTATGAAAAAAGCGCTTTGACCCCGTCGTTGCTGTTGTTTTTCTTGACGGTGACGTTCGGCGGCATCGCCTCATTCTTGCCTCTATATACGGCGCAAAAACAGATCGGCGGCCTGCAGCTGTACTTTTTGCTTTACGCGCTTGCCTTGATGGTGACGCGAACGTTCGCTGGCCAGTTGTATGACCGAAAAGGGCATCGGGCCGTCTTTCTCCCTGGTGCGGGGCTTATTTTGCTGGCGATGCTTCTTCTCGCTTGGCTGCCGGGAGAATGGGCGTTGCTTTTGGCGGCGGTGCTGTACGGTTTCGGCTTTGGCATGGTGCAACCGGGGCTGCAGGCGTGGTCCGTCGAGCGGGCGCCTGCCCACCGCAAGGGAATGGCGAACGCGACATTTTTCTCGTTTTTTGATTTAGGGGTCGGCGTCGGGGCGATAGTGTTTGGCCAAATCAGCCATTGGTTCGGCTATCCGAGCATTTATTTAGCTGCTAGCGGTTCGGTGTTCCTTTCGATGCTTGTCTATCTGTCGGTCTTGCATAAAGAACAATCGCTTCGCCCCCGGGAACGAAAAAACGCTTAG
- a CDS encoding class I SAM-dependent rRNA methyltransferase, with amino-acid sequence MAKVILKRERKKRLEQGHPWIFQSEVDRIEGDAAPGDFVDVYNHQGYWLAKGYINPASQIIVRVLTQNPNDELDERFFIDRIRQAWAYRERMIPGVRSCRAVYGEADFLPGLIVDKYEDVLVVQILALGMERRKDWILRGLLDVFAPRAIYLRNDVSVRELEGLKQEKGFWYGEAETEIEIEENGVKYIVDIENGQKTGFFFDQRQNRAALRPLIGPETTVLDCFTHTGSFMLNACLYGAKHATAVDISEHAIETAKRNAALNGFTNVEFVVANAFDYLRESVRAGKQWDVVIIDPPAFAKSAHAVPKALRGYKDINLNGLKLVKDGGFFVTSSCSYHVRPHLFQEMIADAAFDAKKVLRQVYWNGAGYDHPKLLAAEEGDYLKFAIYEVHSRR; translated from the coding sequence ATGGCGAAGGTCATCCTGAAAAGAGAACGGAAAAAACGGCTTGAGCAAGGGCATCCATGGATTTTTCAAAGTGAAGTCGACCGCATCGAAGGCGATGCTGCGCCGGGCGACTTCGTTGACGTTTACAATCATCAAGGGTATTGGCTGGCGAAAGGATATATCAACCCCGCTTCGCAAATCATCGTCCGCGTCTTGACGCAAAACCCAAACGATGAACTCGATGAGCGCTTTTTCATCGACCGCATCCGTCAGGCGTGGGCGTACCGTGAACGGATGATTCCCGGCGTTCGCTCCTGCCGCGCCGTCTATGGCGAAGCCGACTTTTTGCCCGGATTGATCGTCGACAAATATGAAGATGTGCTTGTTGTGCAAATTTTGGCGCTCGGCATGGAAAGGCGGAAAGACTGGATTTTGCGCGGCTTGCTTGACGTGTTTGCCCCAAGGGCCATTTATTTGCGCAACGATGTGTCCGTTCGGGAGCTTGAGGGTCTCAAACAAGAAAAAGGCTTTTGGTACGGGGAAGCGGAAACGGAAATCGAAATCGAGGAAAACGGCGTGAAATACATCGTCGATATTGAAAACGGACAAAAAACCGGCTTTTTCTTCGACCAACGGCAAAACCGCGCCGCTCTTCGTCCGCTCATCGGTCCGGAGACAACCGTGCTCGACTGCTTCACCCATACCGGCTCGTTTATGCTAAACGCTTGTCTGTATGGGGCAAAACATGCTACTGCCGTCGATATTTCCGAACATGCCATCGAAACGGCGAAACGGAACGCCGCGTTAAACGGATTCACGAACGTTGAATTTGTCGTCGCCAACGCCTTCGACTATTTGCGCGAATCAGTGCGCGCCGGCAAACAGTGGGATGTCGTCATCATCGACCCGCCGGCATTCGCGAAATCGGCCCATGCCGTCCCGAAGGCGCTGCGCGGCTATAAAGACATTAACTTAAACGGATTGAAGCTTGTCAAAGACGGCGGCTTTTTCGTCACATCAAGCTGCTCGTACCACGTCCGCCCGCACCTATTTCAAGAAATGATCGCTGATGCGGCATTTGACGCAAAAAAAGTGCTGCGCCAAGTATATTGGAACGGCGCCGGCTACGACCACCCGAAACTCCTTGCCGCGGAAGAAGGCGACTACTTAAAATTCGCCATTTACGAAGTGCATTCCCGGCGGTGA
- the tenA gene encoding thiaminase II — protein MSFAKQLRQAADPIWQASFRHPFVQELGQGTLAREKFRYYVMQDAYYLRHFARVQAIGAAKSPDLATTARLAHHAQSTCEAELSLHETFAELLGITEEERAAFIPAPTAYAYTSHMYRAAYEGHLGDVIAAILPCYWLYYEIGERLKTCRPNDPIYEKWIGTYSSDWFRSLVEEQIARLDDIADEVTEEDRHRMKRHFLISSEYEYEFWEMAYRLEQWPSAELAASR, from the coding sequence ATGTCATTTGCCAAACAATTGCGCCAAGCGGCCGATCCGATCTGGCAGGCGAGTTTCCGCCATCCGTTTGTTCAGGAGCTTGGCCAAGGGACGCTTGCGCGCGAGAAGTTTCGCTATTACGTGATGCAAGATGCCTATTATTTGCGCCATTTTGCCCGCGTGCAGGCGATCGGGGCGGCGAAATCGCCGGATTTGGCGACGACAGCCCGGTTGGCGCACCATGCACAAAGCACGTGCGAAGCCGAGCTGTCTCTGCATGAAACGTTCGCCGAGCTCTTGGGCATTACAGAAGAGGAAAGGGCGGCGTTCATTCCGGCGCCGACGGCGTACGCCTATACGTCGCACATGTACCGCGCGGCGTACGAAGGGCATCTCGGTGATGTTATCGCCGCCATTTTGCCGTGCTACTGGCTGTATTACGAAATTGGCGAGCGCTTGAAAACGTGCCGCCCGAACGATCCGATTTATGAAAAATGGATCGGCACCTACAGTTCGGACTGGTTCCGCTCGCTTGTGGAAGAGCAAATCGCGCGGCTTGACGACATCGCTGACGAGGTCACCGAAGAGGATCGCCATCGGATGAAGCGGCATTTCCTCATCAGCAGCGAATATGAGTACGAGTTTTGGGAGATGGCGTATCGGCTTGAGCAGTGGCCGTCGGCTGAATTGGCGGCGAGCCGTTGA
- a CDS encoding ECF transporter S component gives MEVKTKGLRLVDILTTIVIAIVFGVIYKLWGPLYSAVGAVGFHLDQFIYGMWFIASSLAYLLIRKPGVALLAEIAASSGELIMGSQWGLEVLIYGVVQGLLAELVFAAFRYRRFDTFVVSLGAVGATIGSLIMDFYKGYIEALAPWNMALFLLARFIGAILISGVLAVSLAKALEKTGVTQMWRPASKDDYDALNR, from the coding sequence ATGGAAGTGAAGACAAAAGGGTTAAGATTGGTGGATATTTTAACGACGATCGTCATTGCGATTGTGTTTGGCGTTATTTACAAATTATGGGGACCGCTATATAGCGCGGTGGGAGCAGTAGGGTTTCATCTCGATCAATTCATTTACGGCATGTGGTTTATCGCCTCCTCGCTCGCTTATTTGCTCATTCGCAAGCCAGGGGTGGCGTTGCTCGCGGAGATTGCGGCTTCGTCCGGCGAGCTGATCATGGGATCGCAATGGGGGCTTGAAGTGCTCATTTACGGGGTCGTTCAAGGGCTGTTGGCCGAGCTCGTCTTTGCCGCCTTCCGCTATCGGCGCTTTGATACGTTCGTTGTATCGCTCGGCGCGGTCGGGGCGACGATTGGCTCGCTCATCATGGACTTTTACAAAGGCTATATTGAGGCGCTCGCCCCATGGAATATGGCGCTCTTTTTGCTGGCGCGTTTTATCGGCGCCATCCTCATCTCCGGCGTGCTTGCTGTTTCATTGGCGAAAGCGCTCGAAAAAACCGGAGTGACGCAAATGTGGCGGCCGGCCTCGAAAGACGATTACGATGCATTGAACCGGTAA